Proteins co-encoded in one Candidatus Cloacimonadota bacterium genomic window:
- the mfd gene encoding transcription-repair coupling factor: protein MTLYERILPRLERSPFFQELATLPQSPERHQLHHLNQSARALAAAHLWAKTGKNILIVSQDDIIAEDIWDDLCTLIGTASAHYLPDYEILPYEERSPHYSIRAARMMCLHRVIEGKPAVYSLSIRALMRFLPSLENIARHVKTLRPGMEYPPEELMRNLVFMGYEVEYQVNKVFQAARRGGILDIFSPPALKPVRVEYFGDEIITMRYFSPNTQRSEPGEVPSYTVIPAREFCLDDVRATSPLMAKVKHTGFWEGIENQYSLLLDSLVTFADYFAPGERLLLFSNYLYIQEEFEQLAEQVNSQYRRELKNTTKAKLSPPDRVLAGEEKLLELCRPGSAVFLSQSEFILPFPVRGHKAPCEPQPGLNGDLALLASSLKRMGAEDVDPVLLFDNPSQAKRMHELLADFGAAPDSHIGLLHEGFTLLDCGLALWTDHEIFNRYRRKRYAPRFSPGEEIIDYESLRPGDYVVHIDHGIGIFEGLQIIQLDGQATECLTLRYAGDDRVYVPTWQLKLVTKYVAEESAAPTLSRIGSAKWQNIKRKATEQIELVAADIVKLYAERSSQVGIAHQPDTDWQRDLEESFIYDDTPDQVRSTNEIKADMESPAPMERLLCGDVGFGKTEVAIRAAFKAVCSGYQVAVLVPTTLLAEQHCRIFRDRLAQYPVRVAMLSRFRSNAQIQDDISGIISGKVDIAIGTHRLLSRDISFPRLGLLIIDEEHRFGVRHKERLRKLQSNVDTLYMSATPIPRTMNMALARLKEISLMQTSPKERLPIRTIITPRDSEVIRDAIRREIDRGGQAFFIHNRVQTIETVAEELRGLMPEVKFAVGHAQMPERILEEVMDAFIKREFQVLISTTIVENGIDIPNANTILVDRADTFGLAQLYQMRGRVGRSNRRAYAYLLIPRGTTDVARKRLEALTQYDYLGAGFQVALRDLELRGAGTILGTKQSGIIQSIGFNYYNSLLERAITAVEAGKSISRELETPPTRRKLTTEIDLYFPPEYITDDEQRLSIYRRLSGFESLADIADFEAELVDRFGPLPEKAGWLLMYFKLNILAKQADLLNCHVRNHTLTMEFKPELLPPREKVLRFSSQVKQELRFDAAKGLRVTISLNKEMAYHDQFEEALRLLELYVQS, encoded by the coding sequence ATGACGCTCTACGAAAGAATCCTCCCCAGGCTGGAACGCTCGCCCTTCTTTCAGGAACTGGCAACCCTCCCCCAAAGCCCAGAACGCCACCAGCTCCACCATCTGAATCAAAGTGCCCGCGCCCTTGCTGCGGCCCATCTTTGGGCAAAAACCGGCAAAAACATCCTGATCGTTTCGCAAGATGACATCATCGCTGAGGACATCTGGGACGACCTCTGCACCCTAATTGGAACAGCCAGTGCTCATTACTTGCCGGATTATGAGATTTTGCCGTACGAGGAACGCTCGCCCCACTATTCCATCCGCGCTGCCAGGATGATGTGCCTCCACAGAGTCATCGAGGGAAAACCCGCTGTTTACAGCCTCTCCATCCGTGCTCTGATGCGCTTCTTGCCGTCTCTGGAAAACATCGCTCGCCACGTGAAAACCCTGCGCCCGGGCATGGAGTATCCACCCGAGGAATTGATGCGGAACCTTGTTTTCATGGGTTACGAAGTGGAGTATCAGGTGAACAAGGTCTTCCAAGCTGCCCGTCGCGGTGGCATTTTGGATATCTTCAGTCCCCCGGCACTCAAGCCTGTGCGCGTGGAATACTTTGGCGACGAAATCATAACCATGCGCTATTTTTCGCCGAATACCCAGCGTTCCGAACCCGGCGAGGTTCCCTCCTACACGGTAATTCCTGCCCGCGAATTCTGCCTTGACGATGTTCGCGCCACTTCCCCCCTGATGGCAAAGGTCAAACACACAGGCTTCTGGGAGGGCATCGAAAACCAATACAGCCTGCTGTTGGACAGCTTGGTCACTTTCGCCGATTATTTTGCCCCGGGGGAAAGGCTGCTGCTTTTCTCGAACTATCTTTACATCCAGGAGGAGTTTGAACAACTGGCCGAACAGGTGAACAGCCAATACCGGCGCGAGCTGAAAAACACCACCAAAGCCAAGCTCAGCCCTCCGGACAGGGTTTTGGCAGGCGAGGAAAAACTGCTGGAGCTTTGCCGCCCCGGAAGCGCAGTCTTCCTTTCCCAAAGCGAGTTCATCCTGCCTTTCCCTGTCCGTGGCCACAAAGCCCCCTGCGAGCCTCAACCCGGCCTGAACGGCGATCTGGCCCTGCTGGCCTCCTCCCTGAAGAGGATGGGCGCCGAGGACGTCGACCCAGTTTTGCTCTTCGACAACCCCAGCCAGGCCAAGCGCATGCACGAACTCCTAGCTGATTTTGGCGCCGCCCCAGACAGTCACATCGGCCTGCTGCACGAAGGCTTCACTTTGCTGGATTGCGGTCTGGCCCTTTGGACCGACCATGAGATTTTCAACCGCTACCGCCGCAAGCGCTATGCCCCCAGATTCTCTCCCGGGGAGGAGATAATCGATTACGAAAGCCTCAGGCCCGGCGACTACGTTGTCCACATTGACCACGGTATCGGCATCTTCGAGGGCTTGCAAATCATCCAGCTCGACGGACAGGCTACCGAATGCCTAACCCTGCGCTACGCCGGCGACGACCGGGTTTATGTTCCCACCTGGCAGCTCAAGCTTGTCACCAAATACGTGGCGGAGGAAAGTGCCGCCCCCACCCTCAGCCGCATCGGCAGCGCCAAATGGCAAAACATCAAACGCAAGGCCACTGAGCAAATCGAGCTTGTTGCCGCGGACATCGTGAAGCTCTACGCGGAACGCAGTTCCCAGGTGGGAATTGCCCACCAGCCTGATACCGACTGGCAGAGGGACCTCGAGGAATCTTTCATTTACGACGACACGCCGGACCAGGTGCGCTCCACCAACGAAATCAAGGCTGATATGGAAAGCCCTGCCCCGATGGAACGCCTGCTTTGCGGCGACGTGGGCTTTGGCAAGACCGAGGTGGCGATTCGCGCCGCTTTCAAGGCCGTCTGCTCCGGTTACCAGGTGGCAGTGCTGGTCCCCACCACCCTTTTGGCAGAACAGCATTGTCGCATTTTCCGTGATCGCCTGGCTCAATATCCCGTTCGGGTTGCGATGCTGAGCCGCTTCCGTAGCAACGCACAAATCCAAGATGACATATCCGGCATCATCTCCGGAAAGGTGGACATCGCCATCGGCACCCACAGATTGCTTTCCAGGGACATCAGCTTTCCCCGCCTCGGCCTGCTCATCATCGACGAGGAGCACCGCTTCGGGGTGCGCCACAAGGAACGCCTGCGCAAGCTGCAATCCAACGTTGACACCCTCTATATGAGCGCCACGCCCATCCCCAGAACCATGAACATGGCCCTCGCCCGCCTCAAGGAAATTTCCCTGATGCAGACTTCCCCCAAGGAACGCCTGCCCATACGCACCATCATCACCCCTCGGGACAGCGAGGTCATCCGCGATGCCATCCGGCGCGAAATTGACCGTGGCGGCCAGGCTTTCTTCATCCACAACCGTGTTCAGACCATCGAAACGGTCGCTGAGGAGCTGCGTGGGCTGATGCCTGAGGTCAAGTTCGCCGTTGGCCACGCCCAGATGCCCGAACGCATTCTGGAAGAGGTGATGGACGCCTTTATCAAGCGCGAATTCCAGGTGCTGATTTCCACCACCATTGTGGAAAACGGCATCGACATCCCCAACGCCAACACTATCCTTGTTGACCGCGCCGACACCTTTGGCCTCGCCCAGCTTTACCAGATGCGCGGACGCGTTGGCCGCTCCAACCGTCGGGCTTACGCCTACCTGCTCATCCCCCGTGGAACCACAGACGTGGCCCGCAAACGCCTTGAAGCCCTCACCCAATACGATTATCTGGGCGCCGGGTTCCAGGTTGCCCTGCGGGATTTGGAACTGCGCGGAGCCGGAACCATCCTCGGCACCAAGCAGAGCGGCATCATCCAATCCATCGGATTCAACTATTACAACAGCCTCTTGGAGCGCGCCATCACCGCCGTTGAGGCAGGGAAAAGCATCTCTCGCGAACTGGAAACCCCGCCCACCCGGCGCAAACTCACCACGGAAATCGACCTCTACTTCCCACCGGAATATATCACCGACGACGAGCAGCGCCTCTCCATCTACCGCCGCCTGAGCGGATTTGAAAGCCTTGCCGACATCGCAGATTTTGAGGCGGAACTGGTTGACCGCTTCGGCCCCCTGCCCGAAAAGGCTGGCTGGCTGCTGATGTATTTCAAGCTGAACATTCTCGCGAAACAAGCCGACCTGCTCAACTGCCACGTCCGCAACCACACCCTCACTATGGAATTCAAGCCCGAACTGCTGCCCCCGCGCGAAAAGGTGCTCCGCTTCAGCTCCCAAGTTAAACAGGAACTGCGTTTTGATGCTGCCAAAGGCCTCAGGGTGACCATCAGCCTGAATAAGGAAATGGCTTACCATGACCAGTTCGAAGAGGCCCTGCGCCTTCTTGAGCTCTATGTCCAGTCCTGA
- a CDS encoding UvrD-helicase domain-containing protein: protein MCADFSKELNPQQLAVVTDTEGPLLVLAGAGSGKTRSIIYRCAWLLKEKQVPPWNILVVTFTNKAARELQERLQNLLGFPVRSLWVGTFHHVCSRILRSEAASLPFGSNFSIYDQDDQASLLKKIYKEHNLDRQKFPIQRVLTRIGRYKNRLLLPEDLSSTHTVDSRGKGWQDDVENAVLRIYGLYQQKLLLNQALDFDDILLYTAKLLQDNSAVRAKYSQMFRYVMIDEYQDTNQAQFEIVYQIAKDHQRVCVVGDDDQAIYSFRGATIRNILEFEQDYSNVRSIRLEQNYRSTTGILDLANAIIRHNRRRHRKDLWSDLGKGEKPQLLNHQNETEEANQTAKMVVRLHAKGVPYGQIAVLYRTNAQSRVFEYAFLQEEIPHAIVGSLHFYQRKEIRDLLAYLAVLSNPSDAESLLRIINEPPRGIGQTTVNRLLAHAAKTRGTLYQALQNSASIEEIGPSLKKKLVEFSEKLDDWRKLAREAPVLDLVKELMDYLDLVNLYKQSKDPKDISRVENLIEFVGSVSEFSERWAEEHDTPPRLDDFLPFVALQTDMDRMDSGADSVRLMTLHNAKGLEFGCVFIVGLEDELLPHRMSLDSHEAIEEERRLFYVGVTRAKTRLFLSYAKCRRLYDTFYYTKPSQFLQELDESLFAGSNDQTDFTPAPRHRPKTRHRITEKDKQFRIGQQVWHSEYGKGMILSVDGIGSSARLTVSFVSGKLAKIIGTFVSTEPL, encoded by the coding sequence ATGTGTGCAGATTTTTCCAAGGAGCTGAACCCTCAGCAGCTCGCGGTCGTTACCGATACTGAAGGCCCGCTTTTGGTTCTGGCGGGCGCTGGCAGTGGCAAGACACGCTCTATCATCTACCGTTGCGCCTGGCTGCTAAAGGAAAAACAGGTTCCGCCCTGGAACATTCTGGTGGTCACGTTTACTAACAAAGCCGCCCGCGAACTGCAGGAGCGCCTGCAGAATCTGCTTGGTTTTCCCGTCCGTTCGCTCTGGGTGGGCACTTTCCACCACGTTTGTTCGCGCATTCTGCGCAGCGAAGCAGCTTCTCTGCCATTCGGGTCGAACTTTTCCATCTACGATCAGGATGACCAGGCTTCGCTACTAAAAAAAATCTATAAAGAGCATAACCTCGACAGGCAGAAATTCCCCATCCAGCGTGTTCTGACCCGCATCGGACGCTACAAGAACCGCCTTCTTCTGCCAGAAGACCTAAGCTCCACCCATACTGTGGACAGCCGTGGAAAAGGCTGGCAGGATGATGTTGAAAACGCCGTCCTGCGCATCTATGGCCTCTATCAGCAAAAGTTGCTGCTCAACCAAGCACTGGATTTCGATGACATCCTTCTATACACTGCCAAACTGCTGCAAGACAACTCCGCTGTTCGAGCTAAATACAGCCAGATGTTCCGCTACGTGATGATCGACGAGTATCAGGACACGAACCAGGCCCAATTTGAAATCGTGTACCAGATCGCCAAAGACCATCAGCGCGTCTGCGTTGTGGGCGACGATGACCAGGCGATTTACAGCTTCCGGGGCGCCACCATCCGCAACATCCTGGAATTTGAGCAGGATTACAGCAATGTCCGCTCCATCCGCCTGGAACAGAATTACCGCAGCACCACCGGCATTCTGGACCTCGCCAACGCTATCATTCGCCACAACCGCCGCCGCCACCGCAAGGACCTCTGGTCGGACCTCGGCAAGGGCGAAAAACCCCAACTGCTGAACCATCAGAACGAGACGGAAGAAGCTAACCAGACCGCCAAAATGGTTGTCAGACTGCATGCAAAGGGCGTTCCCTACGGCCAGATAGCAGTTCTTTACCGCACCAATGCCCAGTCTAGGGTGTTCGAATACGCCTTTCTGCAGGAGGAAATCCCCCACGCTATCGTTGGCAGTCTCCATTTTTACCAGCGCAAGGAAATCCGTGACCTGCTGGCCTATTTGGCTGTGCTTTCCAATCCCTCGGACGCAGAAAGCCTACTCCGCATCATCAACGAGCCGCCCCGGGGCATCGGTCAGACCACTGTGAATCGCCTTCTTGCCCATGCCGCCAAAACCCGCGGCACTCTTTACCAGGCCTTGCAGAACTCAGCCTCCATCGAAGAAATTGGTCCCAGTCTCAAAAAGAAACTGGTTGAATTCTCCGAGAAACTGGATGACTGGCGCAAGCTGGCCCGCGAAGCTCCGGTACTCGATTTGGTGAAAGAGCTGATGGACTACCTCGACTTGGTGAACCTCTACAAACAGAGCAAAGACCCCAAAGACATTTCCCGGGTGGAAAACCTTATAGAGTTTGTCGGTTCCGTGAGCGAATTTTCGGAACGTTGGGCCGAAGAGCACGACACACCGCCCCGCCTGGACGATTTCCTGCCCTTTGTGGCCCTGCAGACAGACATGGACAGGATGGACAGCGGCGCTGACTCCGTGAGGCTGATGACCCTGCACAACGCCAAGGGCCTGGAATTCGGCTGCGTTTTCATCGTAGGCTTGGAGGACGAGTTGCTTCCCCACCGCATGAGCTTGGACAGCCACGAAGCCATTGAGGAGGAGCGCCGGCTATTCTATGTGGGGGTGACCCGCGCCAAAACCAGACTGTTCCTAAGCTACGCCAAATGCCGTCGCCTCTACGACACCTTTTACTACACCAAGCCCAGCCAGTTTTTGCAGGAACTCGACGAATCACTTTTTGCCGGGAGCAACGACCAAACAGATTTCACCCCCGCCCCGAGGCATCGCCCCAAAACGCGCCACCGGATCACGGAAAAAGACAAACAGTTCCGCATCGGACAACAGGTCTGGCACTCCGAATACGGTAAAGGAATGATACTCAGCGTGGATGGGATCGGTTCTTCCGCTCGCCTTACGGTATCCTTCGTTTCGGGCAAGCTGGCCAAGATCATCGGCACCTTTGTGAGCACGGAGCCCCTCTGA
- a CDS encoding undecaprenyl/decaprenyl-phosphate alpha-N-acetylglucosaminyl 1-phosphate transferase, which translates to MENRTWEYVSVFIMSWLLVYGLTPFIIKLAKALNFVDKPEARKIHLTSVPYMGGLSVFIGFFLLCIYDVTISANRSFDPAMLGYLGGSLLIMLIGLIDDRFGMNPIIKLIGQITVSLLFILTNFQFSELRDMFGSVYISLPVMVLWMVGLMNALNFLDNMDGILSGIAGILGLGFFAFSLANTTGSNGAEMAFIGLISLSFAGSVLGFLPYNFNPAKIFLGDAGSMFIGYFLSSMGTLMARYAVLTRENNVFYLLPVLLLSYAIFDISLVSYTRKRDGRHVMQGGRDHSTHRINTALGSIKITALIIYAINILIVLTTIIIFITGNQVLLLVSTVMLATFFIVFGRKLDQIPIVVPSNQKKSNKVEK; encoded by the coding sequence ATGGAAAATAGGACATGGGAATACGTGAGCGTGTTCATTATGTCCTGGTTGCTCGTTTACGGACTCACGCCTTTTATCATCAAGCTTGCCAAGGCGCTGAACTTCGTGGACAAACCCGAAGCCAGAAAGATACATCTCACCAGCGTCCCATACATGGGCGGGCTGAGTGTGTTCATTGGTTTTTTCCTGCTCTGCATCTATGATGTGACCATATCCGCAAACCGCAGCTTCGATCCCGCGATGCTGGGCTACCTGGGTGGTTCCCTGCTGATCATGCTGATCGGCCTCATTGATGACCGCTTCGGCATGAACCCCATCATCAAACTGATCGGACAAATCACTGTAAGCCTGCTTTTCATTCTCACGAACTTCCAGTTTTCGGAATTACGGGACATGTTTGGGTCGGTCTATATCTCCCTTCCGGTGATGGTTCTTTGGATGGTTGGCCTGATGAACGCTCTGAATTTCCTGGACAACATGGACGGCATCCTGAGCGGAATCGCGGGAATCCTTGGCTTGGGATTTTTTGCCTTCAGCTTGGCCAACACCACTGGCTCGAATGGAGCGGAGATGGCTTTCATCGGCTTGATATCGTTGAGTTTCGCGGGCAGCGTTTTGGGCTTTCTGCCCTACAACTTTAACCCCGCCAAAATCTTCCTGGGCGACGCGGGATCTATGTTCATCGGCTATTTTCTGTCCTCGATGGGCACCCTCATGGCCCGCTATGCTGTGCTGACCAGGGAAAACAACGTTTTCTACCTATTGCCCGTTCTGCTGCTCAGCTACGCCATTTTCGACATCTCCCTGGTGAGCTACACCCGCAAGCGCGATGGGCGCCACGTGATGCAGGGCGGCAGGGACCATTCCACCCACCGCATAAACACTGCGCTTGGCTCCATCAAGATCACCGCCCTGATCATCTATGCCATCAACATCCTCATCGTGCTCACCACTATCATTATATTCATCACCGGGAACCAAGTGCTGCTGCTGGTTTCCACTGTGATGCTGGCTACTTTTTTCATAGTCTTTGGACGCAAACTGGACCAGATACCGATCGTGGTGCCAAGCAACCAAAAAAAAAGCAATAAAGTGGAAAAATGA
- the lpxA gene encoding acyl-ACP--UDP-N-acetylglucosamine O-acyltransferase, producing MSLIHPTAIIYPGAVIGEDCEIGPHCQIGAEVVLGRRNKLHSHVILMGEAHIGDGNQIFSYAVIGTDPQDLKYRGEKTGLSIGNRNVIREFVTINRSNCSSELTSVGDGNLLMEYVHVGHNCQIGSGCVIANTVQMAGHLVIEDYVSIGGLTAIHQFVHIGTHAFVGGASAVKKDIPPYTRGMGNPYKTSGLNSVGLQRRGFSSESLDSIKEIYRVFYRQGLNVSQALEIVESWPTLTPEQRIFLEFVRSSERGLSN from the coding sequence ATGAGCCTGATCCATCCCACCGCCATCATCTACCCCGGAGCCGTGATTGGTGAAGACTGCGAAATCGGCCCCCATTGCCAGATCGGGGCGGAAGTGGTTTTGGGCAGAAGAAACAAGCTTCACTCCCATGTTATCCTTATGGGTGAGGCTCACATCGGCGACGGCAACCAGATATTCTCTTACGCAGTGATTGGAACCGATCCCCAAGACCTTAAATACCGCGGAGAAAAGACCGGCCTCAGCATCGGCAACCGCAACGTGATCCGTGAATTCGTAACGATAAACCGCAGCAACTGCAGCAGCGAACTCACCAGCGTTGGTGACGGCAACCTGCTGATGGAGTATGTGCATGTGGGCCATAATTGCCAAATCGGCTCCGGGTGCGTGATAGCCAACACAGTGCAGATGGCGGGGCATCTGGTGATAGAAGATTATGTTAGCATCGGCGGACTTACCGCCATACACCAGTTCGTGCATATAGGCACCCACGCTTTTGTGGGTGGGGCTTCCGCAGTGAAAAAGGACATCCCGCCCTACACCCGGGGCATGGGCAATCCTTATAAAACCTCCGGCCTGAACAGCGTGGGTTTGCAGCGCAGAGGCTTTTCCAGCGAAAGCCTAGACTCCATCAAAGAGATTTACCGTGTCTTTTACCGCCAGGGGCTGAACGTCTCCCAAGCGTTGGAAATCGTTGAATCCTGGCCAACCCTCACTCCCGAGCAACGGATTTTCCTGGAATTCGTACGCTCTTCAGAGAGAGGCCTCTCGAACTGA
- a CDS encoding bifunctional UDP-3-O-[3-hydroxymyristoyl] N-acetylglucosamine deacetylase/3-hydroxyacyl-ACP dehydratase yields MAEFKHTIKSEVSYTGVGLHSGEISTIRFKPAGKDEGIVFIRTDLPDKPEIPADIDHVVDISRGTTIGLKGVTVGTIEHVLAAVKGLMIDNIRIEIDGPEVPVGDGSPLVFVNLLKQAGYEEQDSERVYFEFDEAISYSCPDDNVDVVVVPSNELKVTFMIDYKHPHLGTQYTFLPNLRHFERDFAGARTFCFIKEILQLKEQGLIKGGSLDNALVIAEPDMSTAELEHLREVFNYHKPITVSPEGILESHPLRYSNEFVRHKVVDLIGDMALLGMPIRGHILAARSGHKTNVELVKKLRQIQLKHELKKKYQKDHNKDLVFDINAIMRIIPHRYPFLLVDKIIDLKPGESITGIKNVTINEPFFQGHFPGHPIMPGVLIVEGMAQTGGIILMRQMDDPAEWVAYFASIDNVKFRKPVLPGDTLRYELKVISLKRSLSKMHGEAYVGDEKVAEGDFLAMLQKRDS; encoded by the coding sequence ATGGCAGAGTTTAAACATACCATTAAATCGGAAGTAAGCTACACCGGGGTCGGCCTTCATTCAGGAGAGATTTCCACCATCCGCTTCAAGCCGGCCGGAAAGGATGAGGGCATCGTCTTCATTCGCACCGACTTGCCGGACAAACCGGAAATCCCGGCAGATATCGATCACGTTGTGGATATATCCAGAGGGACAACCATAGGCTTGAAAGGCGTGACCGTTGGAACCATAGAGCATGTTCTGGCCGCTGTAAAGGGCCTCATGATAGACAACATCCGCATCGAGATAGACGGTCCGGAAGTGCCTGTGGGAGATGGTTCCCCCCTGGTTTTCGTGAATCTGCTGAAACAGGCAGGCTACGAAGAGCAGGATTCGGAACGGGTCTATTTCGAATTTGACGAGGCGATAAGCTATTCCTGCCCTGATGATAACGTCGATGTGGTTGTGGTACCGTCGAACGAATTGAAGGTGACCTTCATGATCGACTACAAGCACCCCCATCTGGGCACTCAGTACACCTTTCTGCCGAACCTTAGGCACTTTGAGCGGGATTTTGCAGGAGCGCGCACCTTCTGCTTCATTAAAGAAATCCTCCAGCTAAAGGAACAAGGCCTCATCAAAGGCGGTTCGCTGGATAACGCCCTGGTGATAGCGGAACCGGACATGAGCACGGCAGAACTTGAGCATCTGCGCGAAGTCTTTAACTATCACAAGCCCATCACGGTTTCCCCCGAAGGCATTCTGGAAAGCCATCCGCTGAGGTATTCAAACGAGTTTGTGCGCCACAAGGTTGTGGACCTGATCGGTGACATGGCCCTCTTGGGCATGCCCATCCGCGGCCACATCCTCGCCGCCCGCAGCGGCCATAAAACCAATGTGGAACTTGTGAAGAAGCTTCGCCAAATCCAACTGAAGCACGAATTGAAAAAGAAATACCAAAAAGACCACAACAAGGACCTTGTCTTTGATATCAACGCCATCATGAGGATCATCCCCCACCGTTATCCTTTCCTGCTGGTGGACAAGATCATCGACCTGAAACCGGGCGAATCTATCACCGGCATTAAAAACGTAACCATCAATGAACCTTTCTTCCAGGGGCATTTTCCCGGCCATCCCATCATGCCCGGCGTGTTGATCGTGGAGGGAATGGCCCAGACCGGCGGCATCATCCTGATGCGCCAGATGGACGATCCTGCCGAGTGGGTGGCCTATTTCGCCTCCATCGACAACGTGAAGTTCCGTAAACCCGTATTGCCGGGCGACACCCTGCGCTACGAACTGAAAGTCATCTCGCTGAAACGCAGTCTTTCCAAGATGCACGGCGAGGCCTATGTGGGCGATGAGAAAGTTGCCGAGGGCGATTTTCTGGCCATGCTGCAGAAAAGAGATTCATGA
- the lpxD gene encoding UDP-3-O-(3-hydroxymyristoyl)glucosamine N-acyltransferase yields MRKFASALSGAEIQAICGGEFRGDDKLQASSVADPAEATADSVVYFEQSRLFEAVRESQAGLVICMPDQANLLPGRNLLLHPRPGFAMMKLVSCWLSHEAEKPAPGIHPSAEVHTSVVLGEDIHIGPGCVIGKGCRIESGAVIESHCVIGAECAIGKNTRLHPRVTLYPFSFIGSECIIHSGVVIGADGFGFVLEDGVQLKIPQVGNVQIGDHVEIGANSTVDCGTLGPTSIGDGTKIDNLVQIGHNCRIGKHCILCAQVGLAGSTVLGDYVYLAGKAGAAGHLSIGDRAMVGAQGGVTHDLAPDGLYWGTPAIDANAYKRILAIQRKLPEIYGHYRNQLKHKED; encoded by the coding sequence ATGAGGAAATTCGCTTCTGCCCTTTCCGGAGCAGAAATCCAGGCAATCTGCGGAGGCGAATTCCGGGGCGATGACAAACTGCAGGCTTCCAGCGTGGCTGACCCCGCCGAAGCCACAGCAGACAGCGTTGTTTACTTTGAACAAAGCCGTCTTTTTGAAGCTGTAAGGGAATCCCAGGCAGGGCTGGTTATCTGTATGCCGGACCAGGCAAATCTGCTGCCGGGGCGGAACCTATTGCTGCATCCCAGGCCGGGATTCGCCATGATGAAGCTGGTGAGCTGTTGGCTTTCGCATGAGGCTGAAAAGCCTGCACCGGGCATTCATCCCAGCGCGGAGGTCCATACCAGCGTTGTTTTGGGCGAAGACATACACATCGGCCCGGGCTGCGTTATCGGCAAGGGTTGCCGGATCGAAAGCGGAGCGGTGATAGAATCGCATTGCGTGATCGGCGCCGAATGCGCCATCGGAAAAAACACCCGGCTACATCCCCGGGTTACACTCTACCCATTCAGCTTCATCGGCTCTGAATGCATCATCCACAGCGGAGTGGTGATCGGAGCGGATGGGTTTGGATTCGTTCTGGAGGATGGGGTCCAGCTAAAAATCCCCCAGGTGGGCAATGTGCAAATCGGCGACCACGTCGAAATCGGTGCCAATTCCACTGTGGACTGCGGAACCCTTGGTCCCACCAGCATCGGTGACGGCACCAAAATCGACAACCTCGTGCAAATCGGCCATAATTGCCGGATCGGCAAACACTGCATCCTTTGCGCGCAGGTGGGCCTCGCAGGCAGCACGGTATTGGGTGATTACGTTTACTTGGCTGGCAAAGCTGGGGCCGCCGGGCATTTGAGCATTGGTGACCGTGCCATGGTTGGCGCCCAGGGCGGAGTTACCCACGACCTTGCCCCCGACGGGCTTTATTGGGGCACGCCGGCTATTGACGCCAACGCCTACAAACGCATTCTGGCTATCCAGAGAAAATTGCCCGAAATCTATGGGCACTACCGCAACCAGTTGAAACATAAAGAGGACTGA
- a CDS encoding OmpH family outer membrane protein, with protein MKRTLILLTCLVLVSIVFAADVKLGYVNTDRLLLESNEAAEISRLFNLDKQNWTNQVKKLDDEIKQMERNFEIDKLTKTEAAKRDAQAKIDAKKAEAGRLLEEYFGEGGKAEQRYRELIDPLTLKIHNLIVKTAEDEKYTMIFDVSMGTVLYALPALDLTEQILLELNKDTQPPADGGLLQNEVESEDPFKTEEPKEEFPDFKP; from the coding sequence ATGAAGAGAACACTGATCTTGCTGACCTGCCTGGTGCTGGTATCGATCGTTTTTGCCGCCGATGTCAAGCTGGGCTATGTGAACACGGACCGCCTTCTGCTGGAAAGTAACGAAGCGGCCGAAATCTCCCGCCTGTTCAATCTGGACAAGCAAAACTGGACCAACCAGGTCAAGAAGCTTGACGATGAAATCAAGCAGATGGAACGCAACTTTGAAATCGACAAGCTTACCAAGACCGAAGCCGCCAAACGCGACGCCCAAGCCAAGATCGACGCCAAAAAAGCCGAGGCGGGACGCCTGCTGGAAGAATACTTCGGCGAAGGTGGAAAGGCGGAACAGCGTTACCGCGAACTGATCGATCCCCTCACCCTGAAAATCCACAACCTCATCGTGAAAACCGCCGAAGACGAGAAATACACCATGATCTTCGACGTTAGCATGGGCACGGTGCTTTACGCCCTTCCGGCTCTGGACCTCACAGAACAGATTCTGCTGGAACTGAACAAAGACACCCAGCCTCCCGCTGATGGAGGCTTGCTGCAAAATGAGGTTGAGTCCGAGGATCCCTTTAAGACCGAAGAACCGAAAGAAGAGTTCCCCGACTTCAAGCCATGA